In Pseudoalteromonas aliena SW19, the genomic stretch TGTTATTTTCTTCGCGCTATAATAGATCACTCATTTAATGCAATTGGTATAATTATTCTTGTTCAAGTGCCCAGTCCCACGCTTTGGTGTTATAAAGCGGTACTGTCGATAGCGCATGGTGATGACTACCACTTGATTCTTTAGTTGAATACGATAAATACAATAAAGTACGATTTTTAGCATCGTAAATACGACGTACTTTTAACGATTTAAATAGAATACTTTTAGATGATTTAAATACAACCTCGCCCGACTTACTACGATCAATTGCTTGAAGTTGATCTGCGGTAATCGGTCCGGTTTGACGACACGCAATAGACATATCTGACGGATCAGAAAAATCCAAATCAGCTTCTATATGGCTAATATGGCACGTAACCCCTTTAATGATTGGATCTTGCTGAGAGTTGACTACAACATCTTTAGTCGTAAATAACCCTAGACTTACCGATGCGACATCATCAGAGCAAGCACTTAAGGCAACAACAGCCCCCACAAGTACAGTCAAATGTTTAATTTTTTGTAGTAGTTTCATACATATCCTTAATCAATATATCGACAATTGAGTGCCAACCTAAATAAGCAAGGGTTCACTTATTGGCTTTTATACTAACATCAAAAATTAATACGACTAAATTAGTTTAAAGCAAAGATTTTAAATAACTCAGGGTTTAGTAAGCCCTGTTGTATTGATACAATTAACCCATGCTGTAATACACAATAGGAAACGTCTAAATGCCGCACATTATTATTGAACACTCAGAAGACCTCCCTGTTTTGCCACAAGTTCTGGTAGAAAAAATCCATAGCACCACTTTCGAAAGTGGTTTGTTTGATTTAGAAACCATAAAAACACGTGCCATTGCTTATCAGCAATATCAACTAGGTGCAGGTAAAGAAGGGTTTATTCATATTGCAGCGCACATAATGGCTGGACGTTCCATAGAACAAAAACAAATGTTAAGCGAGCGCTTACTTTCGTGCTTAAAAACCTATTGCAGAGAATCAGACAGCTTAAGCGTAATTATTTATGATATTGAGCATGAGATATATCGTAAAAATTAGTTTGTTATACTCATTCACTTAATTAAGTGTTCTATTTTTTAGGTAGTAAAACGTGTCGATGGCAAGGCAAAAACTTTGTTATTTAGTTGTTCTAAATGAGGAAATTTTAACGCAGTTAGCGCCAAATTTGGCACCTCAAAATGATTAAGTATTATTGCGGATTGGCACTGTACAAAGCACTCTTTGGATCACAGCGTTTAGCTAAACGCTGTGATCCAAAAAAAGTAGAGCAAATTTAAAAAATTAATCCTAAAGCATCAAAAAAACCTAGTTTATTCATCATCATCGGAGCCGTTAATACGCTCCAATCGTTCTATTTCTTCTTCTCTGGCCGCTTGAATTTCTTCTAAAACAGAATCAACGTCAGCATTTTCACTATCGTCTTCAAACTCGCCAGTAAGTATAGAATTAGGTGTTAAATTAGCTTCTTCAAATAACGCCCACATTTCTTTAGCGTATTGTGTATGTAACAAAGCCGGTGCAAATTCACCGTAATAACGGCGCATATTATTTACATCTCTGGCAAACATAGCCTCAGCACTATTGTTTGCAGAGGCATTAACCGCTTGCGGTAAATCTATAATAACGGGCCCTTTATCATCAACTAAAACATTAAATTCAGATAAATCACCATGTATAATGCCCGCACACAACATCAACATAATGTAGTGCATCATTAACTTATGTTGTGCAATCGCTTCTTCTTGCGTCAACGTTACATGGCCAAGTTGAGGTGCAACATCGCCAGCATCATCAGAAACCAACTCCATAATTAGCACACCATCCATACAACAATATGTTTCTGGAACTCGTACACCCGCATTAGCTAAACGTGATAAGGCATCAATTTCAGCATTTTGCCAAATCTCTTCCTCTAACTGTCGACCATAGCTTGAACGCTTCCCCATAGCACGGGCTTGGCGACCACCACGAACTTTTCGCCCTTCTTGGTACTGGGCTGCTTTTTTAAAACTACGTTTAACAGCATCTTTATAAACTTTAGCGCAACGAATATGCTCGCCACAGCGAACAACAAAAACATCGGCTTCTTTGCCGCTCATTAATCGGCTGATAACCTCATCAATTAAACCATCATCAACGAGAGGTTGTAGGCGTTTTGGTATTTTCACAGGTTCCCTGCTATATAGAATTGGTTATTAATCATTATTGTATCGAGTATGCTCTATGTATTTAAGTGTGACTCAAACAGGATATCATCTTTGAGAATTTAAGAAATAATTAACAGTAAAAGTGATTCAAAAAATTATTACATAACAATCTGTTTATTATAAGACTAAGACAGATTTAGGACTGAAAAAAATAGTTTAGTTAATTAACCTCAACTCTGGATAATAAATCCATCTCGAGCAGCTATTCTCAGCGCTAACTGCGTTGAATTTACTTGCAATAGGCCCGCTATTGACGTGTAAATTCACCTTGTTTTCACTGAAAATATCTGGCTAGAGAAAATAAATTTAAATATCACTATAATTCAATGCGTTAGTAAATCTCTTAACCAGAGCTCAGGTTAATTATTTAAGATTAACTTTCACCTCAAAATTTGTGTCAAATTTAATCATCAACATCAATACGCCTTAGCTGTAAAGTTTATATCTTGTTAGGGCGTGTTGGCCTTTGTGGATTAAAATTCATTCAATCTAGGGGCGATTTAATCGCGCCGTGAGGTTTGTAACCTAGTGGGCTCGGTAACTGCTCCTGCGTTATCGCCTATTTATGGTGAGCAACCACACATCATAGGCTCTGTCTTACTTAAACACCAAACACGCTGCTGCAAATTCAACCACCAAAGATTAATACGCTCTAGGTTAAAGTTTTAAATTTACTGGCCGATACATAGGCTAATATAAATTCAGAGTTAAGGAATGATTATGATTAATATATTTAATGGAATGCCGAGTTCAATTGCAAAAATGACGCAAGCAAACAGTAATTCAGAGTACGCACTCACGGATGAATTGCAAAGTATTGCACCAGAAATAACAGAAGAACTCCTTAGCAAATTCAGCCAAGAAAAAGTTGAGCAGCTACTGCATCAAGAGCTTTCTAAATTAATACCTCAATCGACTCAACAAGCGTCTTCCACGTATAAACTGTCTAATGAAGAACTTACCACCAAAACAATATTCACCAATTACCAAGAAGGCTTAACGCAAAATAAAAACAGTGATGATCTACTCGCTTATCTAGATAAATCAGTACGAGATGTAAATACAGCCTATACCAATACAAGTGATATTTTACTTGGGCTTGGGCAATTAGGTCATGAGCAAAAATCCTTTCTAGCCAAAAGTAAAAAAAGCATCGAAGAAACAGTCCAGGCCTATAAAAAAGATGAAGAAAAATATGAGGAATCGAAACTTCAGTTATCAGTAAAAACACTAGAAGGTGACACTGTCCGCATCTCTATTGATTATTCAAAGAATAATTCTATAGAAGAAAATGAAACGATTCTTAACTATGAAGTTGAAGGCGATTTATCCGAAGCTGAGCATAAGGCACTCACCGAAGTGCTTTCTGGAGTCGGTAAAATGGCCGATGATTACTTCAGCCTTACAAAAACATCAAAATACGGCGATGACTCTTTAGATAAGATTGACATGACTTTTTTAGCCGATTTTAATAGTCAGCAGCTATCAGGCTTTGATGTATCGTTTTCAAAAACACATGATAATAAAGACGATAATAAAAACACTAAGTATGAAAATGACGCTCTTTCTCTTAGTTATAACATTAGTAAAGAGCAACAAGGGCTTGTATTTGAATCATCAAATGGGGCTGAAAAAATAAACTTCGCGTTAGACATGTCTATTTTTGGCAACAAAGATGACCAACAAATGCAGCAATACCTTAGTACTTTAGATAAAAATTTGGAAGATAATCGCCAAAATAGTAAAGGCAATAGTAAGGATAATGAATCAATATTTGGTCGCCAAAGTGACATGAACATGCGCAAAGGCTTTGCTTTATTTAAAGACGCTTTTAGTAGCATGTCTACAGCAGCAGAGCAATATAGCAGTATAGAGTCAATTGCCAAGGAACAATTTACTAATGGACAAGACATAGTCGCAGACTTAGTCGATAAAATAATTATAAAGGATCCTCGTAATAAAGATATTAACCAAGAACAAACCAACGCCTTAGGCACTGGTATTTCTAAATTAGCCGATTTTGATGCTAAATTTGAATTTTCTAAAGCTAACAAAACGTCTTCTACGAGTGCTGTTGAATTAAAGCAAAGCACCGAGCTGAATAAATCTGGCAACTCAAATGAAGTTAATCAAAGCAAGACTGCAAATACTCACCTTGATTATCAACTTGATCGGCCAGATCACTACAATAAAAAAGAAGAGTATGAAATCAATGCCGCCGCCCAAAATGGTGAATTAGTTGAAGTAGGACAAAGTAATAAAGTAGATATTGATAAAAAAACCTATCAAAAAAATCCGCTGCTATCTCAATATGAACTGAAAACAAAATTCGCCGAAAAAACAACCAGCGAAAGTAATATTCGCATTATTGATAATGTATTACTTAAAACACTAGAAAATAGCAGTGAGACAAATAAAACTGAGAGAGTGAAAAATGAAGGCAAATTTGAAGATTACAAACAAACAAATCATCACTCTTACAACAAGCTAGTCTCATTAATTGGTGATTTAGATAAGCTAGTAAAGAAGAGTGATACATAATAGCAACAGCGTAAGCATTTGAGAGATTTGAAGTAAATGG encodes the following:
- a CDS encoding CreA family protein translates to MKLLQKIKHLTVLVGAVVALSACSDDVASVSLGLFTTKDVVVNSQQDPIIKGVTCHISHIEADLDFSDPSDMSIACRQTGPITADQLQAIDRSKSGEVVFKSSKSILFKSLKVRRIYDAKNRTLLYLSYSTKESSGSHHHALSTVPLYNTKAWDWALEQE
- a CDS encoding 5-carboxymethyl-2-hydroxymuconate Delta-isomerase, whose translation is MPHIIIEHSEDLPVLPQVLVEKIHSTTFESGLFDLETIKTRAIAYQQYQLGAGKEGFIHIAAHIMAGRSIEQKQMLSERLLSCLKTYCRESDSLSVIIYDIEHEIYRKN
- a CDS encoding PA4780 family RIO1-like protein kinase encodes the protein MKIPKRLQPLVDDGLIDEVISRLMSGKEADVFVVRCGEHIRCAKVYKDAVKRSFKKAAQYQEGRKVRGGRQARAMGKRSSYGRQLEEEIWQNAEIDALSRLANAGVRVPETYCCMDGVLIMELVSDDAGDVAPQLGHVTLTQEEAIAQHKLMMHYIMLMLCAGIIHGDLSEFNVLVDDKGPVIIDLPQAVNASANNSAEAMFARDVNNMRRYYGEFAPALLHTQYAKEMWALFEEANLTPNSILTGEFEDDSENADVDSVLEEIQAAREEEIERLERINGSDDDE